In the genome of Botrytis cinerea B05.10 chromosome 5, complete sequence, one region contains:
- the Bcerg12 gene encoding Bcerg12, with translation MKPHLENISPDESPAIRKIHQSSASSFLYIFLSLGSQSFPGCLYTLRSTIPIGAGLGSSASISVCLSSALLLQIRTLSGPHPDQPSNEASLQLERINRWAFVGEMCIHGNPSGVDNTVSTQGKAVIYQKSPDGPTVKPLRNFPELPLLLVDTQQAKSTAHEVAKVDLLKQKHPAIVDSILNAIDMVGQSAAVMISDPEYDSEDLKCVEDLGKLMTVNHGLLVSLGVSHPRLERIRELVDHEGIGWTKLTGAGGGGCSITLLKPGTTHDRMTRLEETLETEGYKKFETTLGCDGVGVLWPAVIKNGEDDDFGGDEIDQEKFLNADGIEGVEELVGVHGQSGDREAWKFWRVEDD, from the coding sequence ATGAAACCACATCTTGAGAACATTTCTCCCGATGAATCACCCGCCATACGAAAGATACATCAGAGCTCGGCCTCGTCATTTTTATACATATTTTTATCACTCGGTTCACAATCGTTCCCGGGTTGTTTATATACACTTCGTTCAACAATTCCAATTGGTGCAGGTCTTGGTAGTAGTGCCTCGATATCTGTCTGTCTTTCGTCCGCACTTTTGTTGCAGATTCGCACATTATCTGGACCACATCCGGATCAACCTTCCAATGAGGCAAGCTTACAACTTGAGAGAATCAATCGTTGGGCATTTGTGGGAGAAATGTGCATACACGGAAACCCATCTGGGGTTGATAATACAGTTTCAACACAAGGAAAGGCCGTGATTTATCAAAAATCCCCTGACGGACCTACTGTGAAGCCATTGAGGAACTTCCCAGAACTCCCTCTACTGCTTGTAGACACACAGCAAGCAAAATCCACAGCTCACGAGGTTGCTAAAGTGGATTTGTTGAAGCAGAAGCACCCAGCTATTGTagattcgatattgaatgcTATTGATATGGTTGGTCAATCAGCCGCGGTCATGATTTCAGATCCAGAGTATGATAGCGAAGATCTTAAGTGCGTCGAGGACCTGGGAAAACTGATGACAGTCAACCATGGACTTCTAGTTTCTTTAGGAGTATCTCACCCTCGCCTAGAACGCATTCGGGAACTTGTCGACCATGAAGGAATTGGCTGGACGAAGCTTACAGGTGCCGGAGGAGGAGGGTGCTCTATTACACTATTGAAGCCCGGTACTACACATGATAGAATGACACGATTGGAGGAAACATTAGAGACTGAAGGGTATAAAAAATTCGAGACTACACTAGGCTGTGATGGAGTGGGTGTTTTATGGCCCGCAGTGATCAAGAAtggggaagatgatgattttggggGAGATGAAATCGACCAAGAAAAATTTCTCAACGCTGACGGTATAGAAGGGGTCGAGGAATTGGTCGGAGTTCATGGGCAAAGTGGTGATAGGGAAGCATGGAAGTTTTGGAGGGTTGAAGATGATTAG
- the Bcerg12 gene encoding Bcerg12, whose translation MPVRDSTYTENDRVAIIRENMEKATINGLSNGSSNGERKAPLTRKESSPMMPPFMVSAPGKVIVFGEHAVVHGKPAIAAAISLRSYLLVTSLSKSKRTISLRFPDINLSHTWNIDDLPWSTFSHPSKKKHYYDEVTSLDPELVAAMKPHLENISPDESPAIRKIHQSSASSFLYIFLSLGSQSFPGCLYTLRSTIPIGAGLGSSASISVCLSSALLLQIRTLSGPHPDQPSNEASLQLERINRWAFVGEMCIHGNPSGVDNTVSTQGKAVIYQKSPDGPTVKPLRNFPELPLLLVDTQQAKSTAHEVAKVDLLKQKHPAIVDSILNAIDMVGQSAAVMISDPEYDSEDLKCVEDLGKLMTVNHGLLVSLGVSHPRLERIRELVDHEGIGWTKLTGAGGGGCSITLLKPGTTHDRMTRLEETLETEGYKKFETTLGCDGVGVLWPAVIKNGEDDDFGGDEIDQEKFLNADGIEGVEELVGVHGQSGDREAWKFWRVEDD comes from the exons ATGCCTGTGCGTGACAGCACCTACACCGAGAACGATCGAGTTGCTATAATCCGCGAGAATATGGAGAAAGCGACTATCAATGGCTTGAGCAATGGTTCGAGCAATGGAGAACGGAAGGCTCCTTTGACTAGGAAAGAATCTTCTCCTATGATGCCACCGTTTATGGTATCAGCTCCAGGAAAGGTCATTGTGTTTGGAGAGCACGCGGTCGTGCATGGAAAG CCTGCGATTGCTGCCGCGATTTCACTTCGATCATATCTCCTCGTTACGTCTCTTTCGAAATCGAAGCGCACAATTTCTCTTCGTTTCCCCGACATCAATCTCTCACATACATGGAATATCGATGATCTGCCATGGAGCACCTTTTCACATCcgtcgaagaagaagcactACTATGATGAGGTCACGTCTTTGGATCCAGAATTGGTGGCAGCCATGAAACCACATCTTGAGAACATTTCTCCCGATGAATCACCCGCCATACGAAAGATACATCAGAGCTCGGCCTCGTCATTTTTATACATATTTTTATCACTCGGTTCACAATCGTTCCCGGGTTGTTTATATACACTTCGTTCAACAATTCCAATTGGTGCAGGTCTTGGTAGTAGTGCCTCGATATCTGTCTGTCTTTCGTCCGCACTTTTGTTGCAGATTCGCACATTATCTGGACCACATCCGGATCAACCTTCCAATGAGGCAAGCTTACAACTTGAGAGAATCAATCGTTGGGCATTTGTGGGAGAAATGTGCATACACGGAAACCCATCTGGGGTTGATAATACAGTTTCAACACAAGGAAAGGCCGTGATTTATCAAAAATCCCCTGACGGACCTACTGTGAAGCCATTGAGGAACTTCCCAGAACTCCCTCTACTGCTTGTAGACACACAGCAAGCAAAATCCACAGCTCACGAGGTTGCTAAAGTGGATTTGTTGAAGCAGAAGCACCCAGCTATTGTagattcgatattgaatgcTATTGATATGGTTGGTCAATCAGCCGCGGTCATGATTTCAGATCCAGAGTATGATAGCGAAGATCTTAAGTGCGTCGAGGACCTGGGAAAACTGATGACAGTCAACCATGGACTTCTAGTTTCTTTAGGAGTATCTCACCCTCGCCTAGAACGCATTCGGGAACTTGTCGACCATGAAGGAATTGGCTGGACGAAGCTTACAGGTGCCGGAGGAGGAGGGTGCTCTATTACACTATTGAAGCCCGGTACTACACATGATAGAATGACACGATTGGAGGAAACATTAGAGACTGAAGGGTATAAAAAATTCGAGACTACACTAGGCTGTGATGGAGTGGGTGTTTTATGGCCCGCAGTGATCAAGAAtggggaagatgatgattttggggGAGATGAAATCGACCAAGAAAAATTTCTCAACGCTGACGGTATAGAAGGGGTCGAGGAATTGGTCGGAGTTCATGGGCAAAGTGGTGATAGGGAAGCATGGAAGTTTTGGAGGGTTGAAGATGATTAG